In Salvelinus fontinalis isolate EN_2023a unplaced genomic scaffold, ASM2944872v1 scaffold_0258, whole genome shotgun sequence, the genomic stretch TCAATAGCAGGTATTGAACACCGGGTAAATAATCACTAGTCAGAGCCTCAACCTCAGTAAACATTCATTATAAAACATCTTAATATCTGATATTGCGAGTAAACAACCTCCTGTAAATTACATAATTCAACCCTCCCGGTTAGTAAATTTACCTCAACAAGCCCCCGGAGAAGGCAGAGTAACGACACCAGCCTTTTAGCGGGGCTGACTACAACGCTCGCGTCGCTGAATTAATTCCGTTATTAAAAATGACACACTGCTCgcacgcgccaacgagcgtctagaagtcagttctatttgtgacgcagttCGCGctgcatctcctcattggtttatagaagcaggtacccacgtgccatctcctcattggtttatagaagcaggtacccacgtgccatctcctcattggtttatagaagcaggtacccatgtgccatctcctcatttagCAAAAAAACATAACTTAACATAAACATAACTTCTTTAAAGAATAAAAGCTCATTTacgaacatttctgaaaatggatatagctttttggaatgaaactcttcttctgtttccccatctgagctcagagtagatgagagatgtaatgtttgtctctgttgtgttgaagtccaatcaagcaggagagaccagcctcccctgttcccagctgtgtgtccatgaagagtgactggTCTATGGATCGTCCTATATtctttagagagggagacttttctactgaacaaaggtaagaagaactcatgggtcatggtcagtgagttatttccatagtcctaaaacaatattaaacatACACCACATTccccccctgtgtgtgtgtgtgtgtgtgtgtgtgtgtgtgtgtgtgtgcgtgtgcgtgcgcgtgcgcgtgcgcgtgcgtgtgcgtgtgtgtgtgtgtgtgtgtgtgtgtgctccctgGATGAGGAGTAATCTCATGTTttgtccacagaaaccaacaggagagatcagagtcagagattctcagtggtcagtcttcccagagtcatcaaacagacctggcctccatattcattgtatgtggtcctgttatgtacatttgtttttgtttacctcaaGTAAAGTTGATCTGTCAATCATTCATGAATGTGTTAATGAGAAACATTTATTCTCTTGCTTAACTTATTTACTTAATTTATTCCAGTTGCTTGAAGAGAAAATTATGACATTTGTGAAGAACGAGCTGAAGATGTTCAAGAggattcttagtccagaactcccagaaggctttgagagtcagaagcaggataaggaagtggtggatgctgaagatgagaagcaggagagcagtgccagagagggggctctgaagatcacactgcacgtcctgaggaaaatgaaccagaaggagcttgctgacacactggagaaatgtaagatctgtctgcctcatgttgaatgatgttttataacatttaaaagctgtagctaaagtacagctaaagtagctgtgtaactcaatgatattGTAGGAGCCTGAacacaacacctagtgacctcatcaagtagcagcagggatgtgttgtggtgactaatttagagagagagagacaacattaataataccataaataataccaataataatataatcagtcacaccagtctgtaatgcattatgaaaacatttacacatttatacagtcagttaagaaaataaacttcttctggctgcaagcccgacgtcggctcaccaccaaatacaaaaaaggacagacatttttcacagcacaggtagcatgcacaaaaccaacctaactaaccaagaaccaaccaaactaaccaagaaccaaccaaactaaccaagaaacaacttcatcagatgacagtcttatgacatgttattcaataaatctgttttgttcgaaaaatttgcatatttgagctataaatcagttttacattgcagctaccatcacagctaccatcagaaatggcaccgaagcagccagagtaattacagacaccaacgtcaaatacctaaatactcatcataaaacatttctgaaaaatacatggtgtacagcaaatgaaagacaagcatcttgtgattccagccaatatttccgatttcttaagtgttttacagcgaaaacacaatatagcattatattagcttaccacaatagccagaaacacaagccatttaccagcagcaaaagttagcgatcgtaacaaaccagcaaaagatatataatttttgactaagcttgataagcttcatcagatgacagtcctataacatcaggttatacaatacacttatgttttgttcgaaaatatgcatatttagagctgaaatcagtggttatacattgtgctaacgtagcatctttttcccacaacgtccggatatttttctgacactcacatattctgaccaaataactattcataaacatgactaaaaaatacatgttgtataggaaatgatagatacactagttcttaatgcaatcgccgtgttagaattctaaaaataacttcattacgacataaggcttagttatagcgagagagtgcccaaaatctgggcgcaaactactagtacaacatgttcgacagatatatgaaataacatcataaaatgggtcctacttttgatgatcttccatcagaatgttgtacaaggggtcctttgtcgggaacaatcgttgtttggatttagaatgtcgtcttctccagtcaattagcacggaaagctagcaaagtggcgcgaagctctccttcctgaacatatgcagacaaagcaacacgcctaacgtcccgaataaatttcaataatctaataaaactatattgaaaaaacatactttacgatgatattgtcacatgtatcaaataaaatcaaagccggagatattagtcgtctataacgacagctttacagaaggcaatacccgGTCCCTTCTCGcacgttccagaaaacaggaaattggggtcacgtcatgccaagagcttttattcgacctcagatgatgttatacactccatttcttctctcactgcctgttgacatctagtggaaggcgtatgaagtgcatgtatactaataaatatcaaggacatttataggcaggccctagaacagagcatcgatttcagattttccacttcctgtcaggaagtttgctgcaaaatgagttctgttttactcacagatataattcaaacggttttagaaactagagagtgttttctatccaatagtaataataatatgcatattgtacgagcaagaattgagtacgaggccgtttgaaatgggcaccttttatccaggctactcaatactgcccttgcagcccaaagaggttaatagAATAAATTATTATAATCTAAAACTTTATAACAGTCCTGCAATACTGTAGGCCTTAAAACAGACGTAATATTAATATCCTCTGTGTTATTTCTTCATTCAGATGAGCTTGCTGTGATTTGCcaacgtgaactcaaatctaatctaaagaagaagtttcaatgtgtatttgaggggatcgctaaacaaggaaacgcaacacttctcaataagatctacacagagctctacatcacagagggtggaacaggagaggtcaataatgaacatgagctgagacagattgagacaacaaccaggaaacaagcaagaccagagactgcagtcaaatgtaacgacatcttcacacccttaactggacaagacaaacgtatcagaactgtgctgacaaagggagtcgctggcattggaaaaacagtctctgtgcagaagttcattctggactgggctgaaggaaaagcaaatcaggatgtccaatttgtattttcattcccttttcgggagctgaatttgatgaaagaggacaaacacactttcattgaacttctcaatcacttctcaatggaaaccaaagaatcaagaatctccaactacgacaagtacaaagttctgttcatctttgatggtctggatgagtgccgactgcccctagacttccagaagaacaagataTGTTGGGACGTCACAGAGTCAACCTCAgtggatgttctgctgacaaatctcatcaagggaaatctgcttccctctgctctcctctggattactacccgacctgcagcagccaataagatcccttcagggtgtgttcaccaggtgacagaggtacgagggttcaatgacccacagaaggaggagtacttcaggaagagattcagtgatgaggacctggccagcagaatcatctcacacataaagacatcaaggagcctccacatcatgtgccacattccagtcttctgttggatttctgcaacaGTCCTTGAACACATGCTGGAACATAAGAAagaagagatgcccaagactctgactgagatgtacacacaccttgtggtgtttcataccaaacagaagaatgaaaagtatcttgggaaagaagagacaggtccacactggaataaagagagcattctgtcactgggaaaactggcttttcaacagcttgtgaaGGGCAATCTGATTTTCTATGAAGAAGACCTGAAAGTGGCTGGTATTGATGTCAAGGAagcctcagtgtactcaggattgtgcacacagt encodes the following:
- the LOC129845263 gene encoding NLR family CARD domain-containing protein 3-like, which codes for MSLSGEREEGGPASKMSLSGEREEGGPDSKMHLSGGHDTKAKSPIKQERPASPVPSCVSMKSDWSMDRPIFFREGDFSTEQRNQQERSESEILSGQSSQSHQTDLASIFILLEEKIMTFVKNELKMFKRILSPELPEGFESQKQDKEVVDAEDEKQESSAREGALKITLHVLRKMNQKELADTLEKYSDELAVICQRELKSNLKKKFQCVFEGIAKQGNATLLNKIYTELYITEGGTGEVNNEHELRQIETTTRKQARPETAVKCNDIFTPLTGQDKRIRTVLTKGVAGIGKTVSVQKFILDWAEGKANQDVQFVFSFPFRELNLMKEDKHTFIELLNHFSMETKESRISNYDKYKVLFIFDGLDECRLPLDFQKNKICWDVTESTSVDVLLTNLIKGNLLPSALLWITTRPAAANKIPSGCVHQVTEVRGFNDPQKEEYFRKRFSDEDLASRIISHIKTSRSLHIMCHIPVFCWISATVLEHMLEHKKEEMPKTLTEMYTHLVVFHTKQKNEKYLGKEETGPHWNKESILSLGKLAFQQLVKGNLIFYEEDLKVAGIDVKEASVYSGLCTQFFKEECVLYQDKVYCFVHLSIQEFLAAVYVFLSFINNNENLMDKLQTKSSVFSLLFGNSEVTFYKSAVDKALQSETGNLDLFLRFLLGLSLESNQKHLQGLLTKTRSSSQTHEETVKYIKEKIRENHSPERSINLFHCLNELNDHSLVEEIQSFLNSGSLSEDELSPAQWSALVFVLLTSEKELDVFDLKKYSRSEEGLLRLLPVVKASRAVLLSGCGVTEEGCASLVSALESNPSHLRELDLSNNDLKDSGVKLLSAVLGNPHCKLETLRLSGCLVTEEGCASLVSALRSNPSHLRELDLSYNHPGDSGVRLLSAGLEDPHCRLEKLKYVEGLCQCSYQTCLTYQAG